One genomic segment of Clostridium saccharoperbutylacetonicum N1-4(HMT) includes these proteins:
- a CDS encoding GNAT family N-acetyltransferase, which yields MMKIKELNQEEIIKVYNEHMILDFPSEELKPVEVMLNLLKKKIYICYGLYDNEDLLAYAFIVTLKEYMLIDYYAVCEKHRNKGIGSKLLAILKEQCKDYNGIFVEVEKVEEAFEDAEKLIRKRRIEFYERNGFKMTKISIELFKVNFSVMCLYNKKTEESVIYKGLEGIYKEIVKGKLYLDNVKLSLLN from the coding sequence ATGATGAAAATTAAAGAACTGAATCAAGAAGAAATAATTAAGGTATATAATGAACATATGATATTAGACTTCCCTAGTGAAGAGCTAAAACCTGTTGAGGTAATGCTAAATCTTTTAAAGAAAAAAATCTATATATGCTATGGGTTGTATGATAATGAAGATTTATTAGCTTATGCATTTATTGTAACTTTAAAAGAATATATGTTGATTGATTACTATGCAGTTTGCGAAAAACATAGAAATAAGGGGATAGGAAGTAAATTGCTAGCTATTTTAAAGGAACAATGTAAAGATTATAACGGTATTTTTGTAGAAGTTGAAAAAGTAGAAGAGGCTTTTGAGGATGCTGAAAAATTAATACGTAAGAGAAGGATAGAATTTTATGAGAGAAATGGATTTAAAATGACTAAAATTTCAATAGAATTATTTAAAGTTAATTTTTCTGTAATGTGTTTATACAACAAAAAAACTGAGGAGTCAGTTATTTATAAAGGACTGGAGGGTATATATAAAGAAATAGTTAAAGGTAAGCTTTATCTTGATAATGTAAAGCTTAGTTTGTTGAATTAA